From Struthio camelus isolate bStrCam1 chromosome 7, bStrCam1.hap1, whole genome shotgun sequence, a single genomic window includes:
- the C7H10orf143 gene encoding uncharacterized protein C10orf143 homolog isoform X2 has translation MLTGISLSKLLFFFWLKRICKQLETIPNEADVCFIDCAMELDSKQKVSTDCFPQAAKAKQDAMIFENHGSRGTAQPCPRCIAGESGHFNHILGF, from the exons ATGCTGACTGGTATTTCACTGAGCaagcttctcttctttttttggctG AAGCGAATATGCAAGCAGTTAGAAACCATTCCAAATGAGGCTGATGTTTGCTTCATTGATTGCGCTATGGAGCTGGATTCTAAACAAAAAGTCTCCACTGACTGTTTTCCTCAagctgcaaaggcaaagcaagatgCAATG ATTTTTGAAAACCATGGAAGCAGAGGTACTGCCCAGCCTTGTCCAAGATGTATTGCTGGAGAATCT
- the C7H10orf143 gene encoding uncharacterized protein C10orf143 homolog isoform X1, translating to METLALPGRPPLRAREPQPQPPPGEPERKRICKQLETIPNEADVCFIDCAMELDSKQKVSTDCFPQAAKAKQDAMIFENHGSRGTAQPCPRCIAGESGHFNHILGF from the exons atggagacgCTGGCGctgcccgggcggccgccgctgcgcgcGCGCGAGCCGCAGCCCCAACCGCCGCCGGGGGAGCCGGAGCGC AAGCGAATATGCAAGCAGTTAGAAACCATTCCAAATGAGGCTGATGTTTGCTTCATTGATTGCGCTATGGAGCTGGATTCTAAACAAAAAGTCTCCACTGACTGTTTTCCTCAagctgcaaaggcaaagcaagatgCAATG ATTTTTGAAAACCATGGAAGCAGAGGTACTGCCCAGCCTTGTCCAAGATGTATTGCTGGAGAATCT